In the Paenibacillus sp. FSL R7-0337 genome, CAATAAGCTTGATCTGACCGGTGAGAGATTCATCAGGAATCCTTATTATACAGAAACTGCGGAGGGCAATCATGCTCCATTGATGTACAAAACAGGTGATTTGGCAGTCATGGCTGACGGGAAGAAGATGATATTTAAGGGCAGAGTGGACAACCAGGTTAAAATTAACGGTTACAGGATTGAGCTCGGGGAGATAGAAAATCAGCTGCTGCGGTACAAAGCGGTAACAGGTTGTCTGGTAGTGGACGAAAAGGATCAGGAAGGTCAAAGGTTCCTGGTAGTCTATTATGAAGCCCAAGAAGAGTTATCGGTCGAAAAGCTAAGAAAGCATCTTACCGCTTATTTGCCCGCATACATGATACCTGCAAGGTATATGTGGTTACAGAAGCTTCCCTTAAATGAACATGGAAAAGCGAACAAAGCGCTGCTTCCGCGCTTTGGGGAATATGTTGTCCATCCGCACCTGGAATACGTACTTCCTGCTACTGAAATACAAAAGCAGATTGCTGAAGCCTGGGAAGAGGTGCTTGGAGGGGTTAGGGTCGGCTTACACGACCGGTTTTTTGAAATTGGCGGCAATTCATTAAATGCGATCCGCTTGGCATCTAGACTGGAGAGTATTGCAGGCAAGGAGGTCCCGGTAACTGCTATATTTCAGCATCCAACGGTGGCTGAGCTGGCTGCTCACTTTGTGCAGGGTCAACCCAAGGTGAGGGACGAGCACGATGAGGGAGAACGGCAGAGCGAAGGAACCTTAGAGGAATCCGATATAGCCATCATCGGAATGTCCGGAAGATTCCCCGGAGCCGGCAATGTGGAAGAGTATTGGGAGAATCTAAAGAACGGGATTGAGTCTATCTCTTTCTTTACTGATACGGAGCTACTGGAAAATGGAGTGGAGCCGGATCTGCTAAAGAATCCTAATTATATAAGAGCCAAAGGAATTGTGGAAAATGTGCAATGCTTCGATGCACCTTTCTTTAACTATTCTCTGACTGATGCGAAAATAATGGACCCTCAGCTTAAGGTTCTGCATGAATGTGCCTGGGAGGGACTAGAGGATGCAGGATATGCTCCCGAGCGTATTAAGGAGAGTGTTGGCGTATATGTAGGAGCAACCACAAATATTCACTGGCTGAAGCAGCTGTCCGAGTCTATGGGCGGGAGCTTGTCTGAGCAGTTTGAGGTTGGTGCATTAAATGATATGTATTCTTTAAGTACCAGGCTGGCATTCAAATTAAATCTTAAGGGGCCGGCGCTTAGCCTGCATACGGCCTGCTCAACTTCAGCAGTTGCCGTCCATTTGGCTTGCCAAGCATTACTGAATGGTGAATGTGACCTTGCATTGGCTGGAGGGGCTTCTATCATTGTTCCGATAAAGACTGGCTATCTCTATCAAAAAGGCATGGTGAAGTCCGCTGATGGACATTGCCGTGCTTTTGATGCTGAAGCTAGCGGTGTGGTTGGCGGGGACGGGGCAGGGATCATTGTCCTGAAGCCTCTGTTGCAGGCGAAAGCAGATAGGGACAACATTCATGCAGTAATTAAAGGCTCGGCTATTAACAATGACGGTAACAGAAAGGTAGGCTATTCAGCACCCAGTGTTAAAGGACAAGCGGATGTTATAAGGGCTGCGTATAAGGCCGCCGGCGTATCCCCAAGTTCTATCAGCTATGTGGAGGCGCATGGAACAGGAACATTACTGGGAGATCCGATAGAGATTGAGGCACTGGCTGATGTATTTGGACCTGTGCATAGCGGGCGCTGCGCCATCGGTTCTGTAAAAACCAATATAGGTCATTTAGATGCAGCAGCAGGAATTGCCGGAATAATAAAAACAGCGCTAGCGCTGAAAAATAAGAGCATTCCAGCTTCCTTACATTATAAATCTCCTAATCCGCATATCAATTTCAGCCATAGTCCCTTCTATGTAAACTCGACATTGTCGGAATGGGTATCGGGTGATCAGCCTCGTCGGGCTGGCGTAAGCTCCTTTGGCATCGGCGGTACGAATTGTCATTTGGTGCTTCAAGAGGCTTCAGATGTGGAGCAGCCTTCTCCAGATAGCCACTCATGGAAGGTATTCCCTTTGTCAGCTCAGACGCCTACGGCGCTGGATACGATGACGGAGAATCTGGCCCAATTCTTACAAAGTAATCTATCGCTTGATCTCTCGGATGTAGCGTATACTCTGCAAGTCGGAAGAAGGAGCTTCCCGTACCGGAGGATGTTTGTCTGTAACGATGCGGCAGAAGCTTGTTCGGCATTGACTCCCGTTTCCGGGACATCAGAGTATAGAGATTACGATCAGAGGAAGCTACACTCTTCATTCGCGGGGAAGATGGCCAAAAAGAAAATATTTATGTTTCCCGGTCATGGCGCTGAGTACCTGAATATGGGGCGTGAGCTCTATGAACAGGAACCCGCGTTCCGCAAGCATCTGGATAGATGCTTTGAACTGGTAAGCTTAATGGCGACTGATGTCCGGTCAGTCCTGTATCCTGAGTCGGATCTGATTGATCAAGCCGAACAATTACTGAAGAGAACCGAATTGGCCCAGCCCATTTTATTCTCATTTGAATATGCCCTTTCCCGGATGTTGGCAGAATGGGGCGTAGAACCCGACATGATGATCGGATACAGCCTGGGTGAATATGCGGCCGCTTGTTATTCGGGGGTGTTCTCCCTGGAGGATACGATCCGGCTTCTCCTCTGCAGGGGACGATTAATGCAGCAAGTACCCAAAGGGGCGATGCTTAGTATTCCATTGCCGGAAGAGGCAGTAATACCTTTATTATCCGATGGCTTGTCCTTGTCAGTTGATAATGGAACTTCATGTATTATTGCAGGAACAGAGGAAGCTATAGCCAATTTCGAGCTTACAATGAAGCAGAATAAACAAATGTGTACCCGGATCAATATTGCACATGCGGGACACTCCGCGATGATGGATGGTATATTGCAAAGCTATGAAGCGGAGCTTCGGGCAGTTAAGCTGAATCGGCCTGCTGTTCCATTTGTCTCTACAGTAACGGGAACCTGGATTACAGACGGGGAAGCAACGGATATCAAGTATTGGGTTAAGCAAATGCGGGAGACGGTCCGTTTTGCCAAAGGCATTCAAGAATTGGCATCAGATTCTGACAGGGTTTTTATCGAAGTAGGACCGGGTCAAGATTTAAGCCTGCTTGTCCATCGTTTCTTGGATGGAAGCCGTCAGCAATATGCAGTGAATGTAATCCGTCCTTCGCATATTGTAAGGTCTGATGTTCATTACCTGCTGAACAAACTGGGCCGTCTTTGGTTGTCAGGCATTGATATCGACTGGGGCGCATTAGAAGCGAATCAGAATCGGCGCAGGCTGAGCCTGCCAACCTATCCGTTTGAGCGAGAATTTTATGGTGAAATAACCTCGCTGCCGCAATCCTCAGCCGTGAGTGTTAAAGGCGGCAAGAAAGAAGCTGTTACAGACTGGTTCTATGCGCCCGCCTGGCGAGAGTCAATATTGCCCGCCTCCTCAGCCGCAGCTTCACTTGCAGACTGTAGCTGGTTGGTTTTTGCAGATGAATGTGGTCTTGGAGAGATGATTGTCAGCCAATTGGAGCAGGCAGGCGGGAAAGTCTTCCTTGTTAAGCAAGGGACAGCCTTCAACCTCTTGAGTTCCAATGCAGCGGAGATTCATCCTGCAGTCCTGGAGGATTATGAGAAGCTGTTTGCTACAGACTTTCTGGCAGAAGACAAGGGATTCAAAGTAATCCATATGTGGGGTGTAACCGGGAAACCGTCCAACCAGCACCATGACGACTGGATTGAGTATATTCAGGACATTGGATTGTACAGCCTGCTCTATCTGACGCAAGCCGCAGCCCAAAAGTCTACTGCGCAGCTGCCTGTGTGGGTAGTGACAGACCATATGCAAAATGTTGCCGGAGAAGCCCTGCTTTATCCCGAAAAAGCAACGGTTCTGGGTGCATGCCTAACCATTTCCCAGGAATACCCTCACATGAAATGCCGTAACATTGATGTATCTGGAGAGTACGCTGGAGGCTGGGAGCAGGAGCGGCTGGTTCGTCAAATCATGAATGAGCTGAAGCAGGATGAGGCGGAAGTTTCCATAGCCTACCGAAATCATCGACGATGGCTGCAGAGGTACGAGCGGACTCCATTGCCAGCCCAGATACTGGAGCATAAAGGTTTACGGAAGGAAGGCGTATATGTCATTATTGGCGGCCTGGGCCATATTGGAACTACTCTTGCCCAGCATCTGGCCGAGACTGTTCAAGCCAGGTTAGTGCTAATCGGACGCAGTCTTTTTCCTGAGAGGAAGTATTGGGAGCAATGGCTTAGTGACCATGCCGTGGATGATCCTGTAAGTGGACAAATCAAGAAGGTATTACAAATGGAAGAAACGGGTGCAATTGTTCAAATTATTAGTGCGGATGCGGCGGATGAGGAGAAGATGATCGAAGCCTTCTCAAAGGCGAAAAAGAGCTTTGGGACCATCCATGGAGTCATATATGCAGCAGGAGTAACAGGCAAAGATTCATTTTCGACGATTGCGATGACTGATGTTTCTTATTGTCGGGAACATTTCCGTCCTAAAATGCATGGGGTAATTGTTCTGGAGAGTGTTCTAAAAGGAATGGAACTTGATTTTTGCATTCTAACTTCGTCGCTTTCTCCGATTCTTGGAGGCATCGGATTTTTTGCCTATTCTGCCGCTAGTCATTTTCTTGATGCCTATGTGCGCAAGCATAATAAAGGCCATAAGCAGCAATGGCTATGCCTTAATCTGGATGGCTGGAATATGCCTATGAATGAGGGCGATTCCGCTATGGGTTCAACACTTGCTAATCTGTTAATTAGTCCACAGGAGGGAAGAGTCGTATTCAGCAGGGTGTTTCCGCAGGCAGAGCTAGGGCAGATCATTGTGTCAACGGGTGATTTGCAGGATCGGATTGACAAATGGGTTAATTTCAAGTTTGTTTCCCGTTCCCTGCCGGAGTACCCATTGCAGAGCTCGCGGCATTTTTTGTCTGTTGAATATGTTCCTCCGAGGCACCGGACAGACGAATTAATCACTGAAATTTACAGGAGCTTCTTTGCTTTGGAGCAAATCGGTATCGAGGAAGACTTTTTTGAGCTTGGCGGGGATTCTTTAAAAGCCATATCACTAGTGACCCGAATTCAGCAGGAGACCGGTTATGTCTTGCCGGTGGCTGATTTCTTCAAGCACTCAACGCCTCGAAAGATCAGTGATTATATCATGTCTGCCGGAGATATGGCTGGCTTCAGAATCTATCCAGCGGAGCAGAAGGCACATTATCCCTTATCTTCTGCCCAAAAGAGATTATACGTGATGCATGAGCTTGAACCTGAAGGTGTAGCTTACAATGAGACAACGGCATACCGGATTCATATGGAGCTTGATATAGCAAGGGTGCAGCAAATATTCCAGAAGCTGATAGACCGTCATGAAAGCTTCCGGACATCATTTCATTTAATGAACGATGAGGTTGTTCAAAAGATTCATGAGGAGCTGCAATTCACGCTGGAATATGCCGAGGTGAATGAAGAAGGCGCAGCACAACGGATTTCGGATTTCATTAGGCCGTTTGATTTGACGCAGGCGCCGTTATTTCGGGCAGGTGTCTTCAAGGTGGCAGCGCTTAGTTATATCCTCATAGTTGATCTTCATCATATCATAGCGGATGCGATATCCTTTGATCATGTAATTCGTGACTTTTTTGATTTCTATGTAAATAAAGAACCGGTAACCCTTGGATTGCAATATAAAGATTACTGTGAATGGCTGAATAGTCCAGAGCAGGTGCAACGAATTCATGAACAAGGCCGTTATTGGATAGAACAATTTGCAGATAATATCCCTGTCCTCCATTTAAACACGGATTTCCCGCGTCCCTTGATAGGCAATTCCCAAGGAGGAGCCATAACCTTTGCCATCGGCCAAGAGATGACGGAGCAGCTGCAATCACTGGCATCAGAACAAAAAACAACCTTGTATACGCTTCTGCTGTCGGTCTATGCATTGCTTCTGGCCAGACATTCAGGACAAGAGGATTTCGTCATCGGGTCCCCTGTTTCGGGAAGGCCGAATGTGGAATTGAACCCGATTGTGGGGATGTTCGTAAACATGCTGCCGATACGCAGCTATCCCCGTAGGGACATGACCTATGTGGAGTTTCTAATGGAAATGAAGGAGTCAGTTCTGAAATCTTTGGAGAATCAGGAGTATCCATTTGATGATCTTGTGCGGACTTTGGATATCAGACGGAATCTGGCACGCCATCCAATATTCGATGTTGTTTTCTCGCTGCAGCATCTTGCAGAAGAGATGACAGGGGCTGAAGATCTGCACGTTGAACTGTACCCGATTGATAAGAACAGATCACCATTTGATCTTATTTTGACCGCAACAGAATCAGATAATGGCATTCATATGCAGCTCGAATATTCCAGTGGATTATTCACTCCGGGCTCGGCGAATAAGCTGGCAGCCCACTATCTCGAGCTAATCGGCACAATTATTGAAGACCCCGGCAAAACCATTGGAGAGATTACGGCGCAACCAGATATCCTGCTGGCCAGCGGCGGAATTTCTTCAGGCGAATACACCGGATTCGATTTTTAAAATTCATAGATAGAGAAGAGGAAATGGAACGATGATCGAAAATTTTATTAATATTAATGCATATTTTGACTACCAGTTGTTTGATCAGACCAATAAGCAGCCGATAACCTCGGAGCAGTTCAGAGGGATTTTCCCCCCTTCCCTGGTAGAGATGGAACTGTCCAGAAATCATACGATCCCTATACCTCGAGAGGTAAGGGATGTTTTTGCTGAATTCAGACCCACACCGCTATTCCGGGCGGAAGCCTTTGAGAAGGCCATAGAGTCAGACTGTGAGATTTATATCAAGGATGAGGGGGCGACATTTTCAGGAAATCACAAAGCGAACAGCGCCTTCTTCATAGCGTGTCTATGTAAACAGGACGGGATTGAAACGATTACAACGGAAACCACGGGCAATTGGGGGATCGCGCTTGCGCTTGCTTGCAATCATTTTAAAATCAAATTAATTTGCTTCATTGACGAAGAAAGCCACCGTCTTAGACCAGACAGAAAAACAGAGATGGAGAGGGTTGGAGCCGAGGTTATTGTTGTCCAGCTGGATCAGACCCATAGTGATCTGTTAACCTTGTCGGCTGACTCTGCGATTACCTACACCCGGAATTTGAAGAATGCGACCTACGTATTTGGAAGCGTATACGGGTATTTTATTATTCCACAAACCATCATAGGTCTGGAAGCAAAACATCAGTTGGAACAACTGGGAAAGTATCCTGATATTCTGGTGGGAAGCTGCGGCGGGGGAGCCAATATTTTGGGAACCTCATCTGCATTTATTGCTGATGCTCTGACTACCGGACGAGACATTGAAGTCTTCTCTGCCGAAGCGGATAGCTGCCCTATTCTGTCTCAAGGCAAGCCGGGCTTCTATTCCATTGACAGCCAGAATTACTATCCGGATATTTACACGTATGGCTTGGACGGACTCTTGAACAATTCTTCATATATAGGTGGTTTGGGCTCTACGATTGTAGCACCGGCAGTCTACCAATTCCATTCCAATGGACTGATAAAGTCGCAAACCTATTCACCTGAGGAAGCGCGGCTGGCGGCAGATATATTCAGAACCTCGCAAGGAAAGTATGTCGCTCTGGAAACCGGATATCAGCTGGCAGCAACCATACAAAAAGCCAAAGAAAATAGTGGGAAAGTTATATTGGTGAATATAAGCTCCGGCAACAATGACACTCAATTCTACCAAAAAGGATGATTACAATGACCCATACTCATAAAATTCAATATCCAACATTGGAAACGGAACGACTGCTTATCAGAGAGCTTACCTTGAAGGATGCTCCAGAGGTCTACCGGCACTTTAGGGATAGTGAGGTTACAAGATTCATGGATATTGAGCCCTGCAAGGATCTGAAGGAAGCGGAGGAGATCATCGGGTTTCATGTAGAAGATAGCGGTACCCGGTGGGGAGTTATAGATAGAGATGCGGGTGACTTCATGGGAACCTGCGGATATCACTGCTGGTATATGGATGAGAAGCGGGCGGAGCTAGGGTTTGATCTGTCTCCGGGCTATTGGGGCAAGGGCTTCATGTTCGAAGCGCTCGAGCCGGTACTCAGATTTGCCTTCACCCAAATGGGCCTGGAGCGGATTGAAGCGACTGTGGAGCCGGCGAATAGACGATCATTGGCACTGTTGAACAGATGCTCGTTCATTCAGGAAGAGGAATTGAGGGAAGGCTTGATTTATTTGTATCTGCCTAAGGATAGATGGGAAGCTACTGCAAAGGACGATCAGCATGATTCTTGATTTAAGAAAGGAAGCTGAGACAAGAGCAGCAGGGTCGAGACAGGAAATTCTTCTGGCCCTGCTGCCCTTCTGGAATCCGCTGATCCCGCCACTGGGTATTTCCTGCCTTAAGGCTTATCTGGAGCCGCATGGTTTTTCAGTCAAAACTGTGGATGCGAATATTGAGCAATCCTTTAGAAATATATATGACCGTTATTTTGCGGCATTGGCCGGTATGATCCCAGATACGAAAAAAGGAAATTTTAATAATATTGGTATGGATGTAATGCGCAATCAATTGATGGCGAAACTGCATTATAGAACGAATGAGCAATATATCCGTTTGATTCAGGTTGTTATTCAAAGGACTTTTTTCTGTGAGGTTGCAAGCGAGAATATCACAGTACTGATTGAGATTATTGATGAATTTTATATATTGCTTGAAGACTATGTACTTGATTTGCTGGATCGCTGCAAGCCTGATGTGTTTGGTGTTTCCGTATTTGACGGCACCTTGCCTGCGGCAATGTTTGCCTTTGAACTAGCCAAAAGAAAATATCCGCAGATCAAGACGGTCATGGGTGGAGGGGTATTCGCAGATGATTTGAAGCCGGGTTCTCCGAACTTTGAGTATTTCCTTCAACTTACACCCTATATTGATAAAATAATAGTCGGAGAAGGCGAAGGGCTTTTTTTAAAGGTACTGGAGGAGGAACTGGAAACACGACGCCGTGTCTATACCTTTCAGGATTTGGAAGGAAAGGTTATGAACATTAAGACTGCGGTTATCCCGGATTTCTCTGATTTTGATTTGGAGTATTATCCTCATATCACCACATATACATCTCGCAGCTGCCCGTTTATGTGCAGCTTCTGTTCAGAAACTGTAATGTGGGGAAATTTCAGGAAGAAGGACAAGAAGCAGATTGTAGAGGAGCTTACAACTCTCTACCGCAATTATGGCAAACAATTATTCTTAATGGGAGACTCTCTATTAAATCCTGTGATCACCGAAATGGCTCAAGAGTTCGCAGAGACGGATTTATCAATCTATTGGGATGGTCATTTAAGAGTAGAGAAGAAGGCATGCTCTGTTGAGAATACAATGCTCTGGCGGCGCGGCGGTTTCTATAGAGCACGAATGGGAATTGAGAGCGGCTCACAGCGAGTGCTGGATTTGATGGACAAAAAAATTACAGTCAACCAAATCAAGGATACGTTATCCAGTCTGGCCTTTGCCGGTATTAAAACCACGACTTTCTGGGTGGTCGGTTTTCCCGGCGAAACAGAGGAGGATTTCGTGGAAACACTCCGGCTCATTGAAGAGAACCGTGATAATATCTATGAGGCCTGGTCAAGCCCGTTCAATTACTACTATTCAGGACAGGTGAATTCCGAAGCGTGGCAGCAGGAAGGCGAACGGGTACTTCGATATCCGGCAGAGATGAAGGAACTGCTGATCGTTCAATCATGGGACCTGGAGGTTAGTCCGAACAGAGAAGAAATCTACAGCAGATTGAACCGGTTTGTTCAGCACTGCGTCTCCTTGGGGATCCCGACCAGTATCAGTTCTTTGCATGACGTCCATTTGGCTGATGAAAGATGGAAGGGCTTACACAAGAATGCAGTTCCATCCCTGTTGGAATTTCAGAAAAATAATGATTATCTGAAAGAGAATAAGCTGGTGAAGTCCCTGCTTTTGGCGAGAGCCGATGATGAACCCGATGGAGACTGGAATTTCGATTGACTGGAAGGGAGCGGTTAAACCAATGAAAAGCAGCATTCAAGGAATCGGTTCGGCTACAGGAGCGCATGAAACGGAAAAAGAGTATTGGCTAAATACCTTTTCCGGCGATTTTACCAAAAGTCATTTTCCATACGATCACAAGGTATTAAAGAGCACAGGATCTCAAAGAAACATAGAAGTGCTGAAATTTACGCTTCCGCAGGAAATTAGCGCACGGCTTCTTGCAATTAGCAATCACTCAGATGTCCGTATGTTCATTACGCTGACCACAGCGCTAATCATTCTGCTAGACAAATATACCGGCAACAAAGATATTACTGTGGGCATCCCTATATATAAGCAATCAGTGGAGGGAGAGTATCTTAATACAGTCCTGCCCATAAGGAATTGTATCTGTGATGATCTTACGTTTAAGCAGACTCTGCTTGATGTCAGCCGCTCGATCAGGGAAGCAAATGAAAATCAGAATTATCCGATTCATTCCTTGATCTATAACCTGCAATTGACGGGCGATGACGAATTTTTTCCATTGTTCGATGCTGTGGTTCTATTGCAGAACATTCATAATAGAGCTGATATTTTGCATACCCGGCCTAATATTACATTTAGCTTCAATCAGACAGGAGATACCCTCCAGGGGGAGTGGGAATACAACACGCTTCTCTATCATAGATCCACAATTGAGGCGATCCGGAAGCATTTTACGAAACTGCTGGCCGAGACGCTTTTTAATATTGAAATCACCCTCGGGAAGATTGATATCTTGTCCAATGAGGAGAAGGAATGGCTTATTCATGAAGTGAATGCTACGAGTGCGGAATATCCCCTGAATTGCACCATTCATGGGTGGTTTGAGCAGCAAGTGGACAAGACGCCTGAGCATTCCGCAGTGGTGTGCGAGAATCAGACGCTAACGTATAGAGACTTGAACAGACGGGCCAATCAAATAGCCCACATTCTACGTGAACACGGTGTGGGTTCAGATACAGTTGTTCCTGTATTGTTCAACCGGTCCATGGATATGATTGTAGGCTTGCTTGCAGTTCTGAAGGCGGGCGGGGCTTATCTGCCGATAGATCCGGAATTGCCGTACGAGCGTATGAGCTTCATGGTCCGGGAAAGCGGCTCCCCTATCGTGCTCAGCAATACGGCGACCTTGCAATCCTGCAGGATTAATTCTTTCAGCGGGCAGCATGAAGAAATACCGGCATTGTTGGTAGATGAACTGCAGCGGGAGCACTCAAGCTTGAATTCCAGTAATCCGGATTCCCATACTTCAGCGGATGGGCTGGCCTATGTTATGTATACTTCCGGTTCTACAGGGGAGCCCAAAGGAGTTATGCTTGAACACCGGAGCGTGGTTAACGTACTCAACTGGTTCGGCAAAACGGCGAAGCTTGGCGAAGGGACCCGGGTCTTGCTAACCTATGAGTATACGAGCGACCCCAGCGTTGAGGATATATTTGCTACCCTGTTGTTCGGGGCAACACTCTACATCACGGATAAATACTCGGTTATTGATCGGGAGCTGTTTCGCAGATTTGTAGATGAGCATAACATTAATATTCTGAATTATGTCCCCCGCCTCATACAGGAGCTGCTATGCCGCGGTCCGAAGCTTGAGAGCTTACATACGGTACTCTCTGGCGGGGAACCTTTGGAAGACCACGTTAAGGATG is a window encoding:
- a CDS encoding non-ribosomal peptide synthetase yields the protein MKSSIQGIGSATGAHETEKEYWLNTFSGDFTKSHFPYDHKVLKSTGSQRNIEVLKFTLPQEISARLLAISNHSDVRMFITLTTALIILLDKYTGNKDITVGIPIYKQSVEGEYLNTVLPIRNCICDDLTFKQTLLDVSRSIREANENQNYPIHSLIYNLQLTGDDEFFPLFDAVVLLQNIHNRADILHTRPNITFSFNQTGDTLQGEWEYNTLLYHRSTIEAIRKHFTKLLAETLFNIEITLGKIDILSNEEKEWLIHEVNATSAEYPLNCTIHGWFEQQVDKTPEHSAVVCENQTLTYRDLNRRANQIAHILREHGVGSDTVVPVLFNRSMDMIVGLLAVLKAGGAYLPIDPELPYERMSFMVRESGSPIVLSNTATLQSCRINSFSGQHEEIPALLVDELQREHSSLNSSNPDSHTSADGLAYVMYTSGSTGEPKGVMLEHRSVVNVLNWFGKTAKLGEGTRVLLTYEYTSDPSVEDIFATLLFGATLYITDKYSVIDRELFRRFVDEHNINILNYVPRLIQELLCRGPKLESLHTVLSGGEPLEDHVKDELLNKGYIVYNDYGPTEASIDCLSQRCSDGNISIGRPIDNMSCLVLDANNRIQPVGVSGELYISGVGLARGYLNRPELTAQRFINHPYAANQRIYKTGDLARVLSNGEVEFLGRLDQQVKIRGYRVELGEIEHQIMKNGQVKEALVLATKDHLGEKRIAAYIVPGAGLSLSDLQWNLTQTLPDYMLPTYWIPIEHIPLTTTGKVDTKALPQPQKAYSENSARIHPPETETEKVIEKIWSEVLDKEAIDIQSNFFEIGGHSLSIITVKNKIRNILGKDLAMVTLFQYCTIHALARYLDNHESELTESGVTTSLETMDETLQIIRGLSHE
- a CDS encoding radical SAM protein codes for the protein MILDLRKEAETRAAGSRQEILLALLPFWNPLIPPLGISCLKAYLEPHGFSVKTVDANIEQSFRNIYDRYFAALAGMIPDTKKGNFNNIGMDVMRNQLMAKLHYRTNEQYIRLIQVVIQRTFFCEVASENITVLIEIIDEFYILLEDYVLDLLDRCKPDVFGVSVFDGTLPAAMFAFELAKRKYPQIKTVMGGGVFADDLKPGSPNFEYFLQLTPYIDKIIVGEGEGLFLKVLEEELETRRRVYTFQDLEGKVMNIKTAVIPDFSDFDLEYYPHITTYTSRSCPFMCSFCSETVMWGNFRKKDKKQIVEELTTLYRNYGKQLFLMGDSLLNPVITEMAQEFAETDLSIYWDGHLRVEKKACSVENTMLWRRGGFYRARMGIESGSQRVLDLMDKKITVNQIKDTLSSLAFAGIKTTTFWVVGFPGETEEDFVETLRLIEENRDNIYEAWSSPFNYYYSGQVNSEAWQQEGERVLRYPAEMKELLIVQSWDLEVSPNREEIYSRLNRFVQHCVSLGIPTSISSLHDVHLADERWKGLHKNAVPSLLEFQKNNDYLKENKLVKSLLLARADDEPDGDWNFD